In Sphaeramia orbicularis chromosome 7, fSphaOr1.1, whole genome shotgun sequence, one genomic interval encodes:
- the spryd4 gene encoding SPRY domain-containing protein 4, which yields MAMPVGAARLCRLAGRTVTSLSARHRRSVSLPQRRSYASTSARNYLQFRLDERTAHSSLDLFKKDTGVIYRILGLDPSHVQDNPQRFKDWAVVFGDEKISSGRHYWEVTVKKSQEFRLGVAEALMCRDECVGTNSSSWVFGYSQRKWFAMTNKKIVPVTLVGKPDRVGILVDYEMGLVGLVDVEKGKIIHTIRTQFKVPLCPAFGLWDGELLTHTGLEEPEGLQ from the exons ATGGCGATGCCTGTTGGAGCAGCGCGTCTCTGTCGCTTGGCAGGACGGACTGTGACCTCCCTGTCCGCCAGACACAGACGGAGTGTGAGCCTGCCACAGAGGAGGAGTTACGCGTCCACCTCTGCTCGGAATT ATCTGCAGTTCAGGCTGGATGAGAGGACAGCTCACAGTAGTCTGGACCTCTTTAAGAAAGACACTGGTGTCATCTACCGGATACTGGGTCTGGACCCCAGCCATGTGCAAGACAACCCACAGCGTTTCAAAGACTGGGCTGTTGTGTTTGGTGATGAAAAGATCAGCAGTGGGCGACACTACTGGGAGGTGACAGTTAAAAAGTCCCAGGAGTTTCGTCTGGGCGTGGCCGAGGCGCTGATGTGTAGGGATGAATGTGTGGGAACCAACAGCTCCTCCTGGGTGTTTGGCTATTCTCAGCGCAAGTGGTTCGCCATGACCAACAAGAAGATCGTTCCTGTGACACTGGTGGGGAAGCCAGACCGTGTAGGCATCCTGGTTGACTACGAAATGGGCCTTGTGGGTCTGGTGGACGTCGAGAAAGGCAAGATCATTCACACCATCAGGACCCAGTTTAAGGTCCCCCTCTGTCCCGCATTTGGACTCTGGGATGGGGAGCTCCTCACTCACACTGGCCTTGAAGAGCCTGAAGGCCTGCAGTGA